A single window of Nicotiana tomentosiformis chromosome 1, ASM39032v3, whole genome shotgun sequence DNA harbors:
- the LOC138909267 gene encoding uncharacterized protein, whose protein sequence is MPSYKALYGRRCISPVGWFEVGETKLYGPDLIHQAIEKVKVIREQLMTTQSRQKSYSDVRRRDLEFEVVPIKDVQVTEDISYEEVPVAILDRRVHKLRTKDVDSVKVLWRNKNTEEITLEAEEGMKSKYPYMFQIEDNEDAGGTQDALEGEMAL, encoded by the exons atgccCTCGTACAAGGCactgtatgggaggagatgtatatcaccagttggatggttcgaagtcggtgagacaaaattatatgggccagatttgattcaccaagccattgagaaggtaaAAGTGATACGAGAGCAACTGATGACgacacaaagcaggcaaaagtcttattccgatgtccgacgtcgtgatttGGAGTTTGAG gtcgtccctatcaaagatgtacaagttacggaggatatatcatatgaagaagtgccggtggctatattagatcgacgaGTTCACAAgttgagaacaaaggatgtagattctgtcaaagtattatggaggaacaagaatacggAAGAAATAACATTGGAAGCAGAAGAGgggatgaagtctaaatacccttacatGTTCCAgattgaagataacgaggatgccgggggaacgCAGGATGCATTAGAAGGTGAAatggctctatga
- the LOC138909272 gene encoding uncharacterized protein — protein sequence MGSLVHIEAGRQGLTKELHQLANMRIRLLDSNDGGVTVHNTSESSLVAEVKARQYEDSTLVQLREGIQQRKITSFEIGGDGALRYQGRLCVPNVAGLREKIMIEIHQSRYSIHPGSTKIYHDIKELYWWDNMKKSIVEFVA from the coding sequence atgggaagcttagtacacattgaggcaggtagacaagggttgactaaagagcttcatcagctggccaatatgagaatcagattgttagaCTCTAATgatggaggtgttactgtacataATAcatcagaatcatctttggtagctgaGGTAAAAGCACGACAATATGAAGATTCTACCTTAGTACAATTGAGAGAGGGCATTCAGCAGCGTAAGATTACATCTTTCGAGATTGGAGGAGATGgggcactgagataccagggccgattatgtgtgcctaatgtggcagggttgcgagagaagattatgattgagattcatcagtcccgatattccatCCATCCCGGCTCGACAAAGATATATCATGACATTAAAGAGctgtattggtgggataacatgaagaagtctattgtaGAATTTGTAGCCTAG